In Phragmites australis chromosome 16, lpPhrAust1.1, whole genome shotgun sequence, one DNA window encodes the following:
- the LOC133896091 gene encoding 4-coumarate--CoA ligase 5-like, translating to MESLPEPHAETVFRSKLPDISILDHLPLHDYVFERLADRRDRACLIDGDTGETLTLGDVDSLWRRVAAGMHSSLGVRSGSTVM from the coding sequence ATGGAGTCGCTGCCAGAGCCGCATGCCGAGACGGTCTTCCGCTCGAAGCTCCCAGACATCTCCATCCTGGACCACCTCCCGCTCCACGACTACGTCTTCGAGCGCCTGGCAGACCGCCGCGACCGCGCCTGCCTTATCGACGGTGACACGGGCGAGACGCTCACGCTCGGCGACGTGGACAGCCTGTGGCGCCGCGTGGCGGCTGGGATGCACAGCTCCCTCGGCGTCAGAAGCGGCAGCACGGTCATGTGA
- the LOC133895654 gene encoding uncharacterized protein LOC133895654, translated as MAVSPSTEPPKKRPSSILGSLREAIKKVRFLLSSSATRWMLLSSIARGGGRATPRRGISFNSPRPGLLDVEGSIVSPSPASSRTTSRSASMGTATTRSVSRTSSARTSSGGSPSSSAGDDDIDRRAEQFIANFYRQLQMERQVSLQLRYIRGNSWERTP; from the coding sequence ATGGCCGTCTCTCCGTCCACGGAGCCGCCCAAGAAGCGGCCGTCGTCGATCCTCGGGAGCCTCCGGGAAGCGATCAAGAAGGTCCGGTTCCTGCTCTCCTCCAGTGCGACGCGGTGGATGCTGCTCTCCTCCAtcgcccgcggcggcggccgcgccaCGCCACGGCGCGGAATCAGCTTCAACTCGCCGCGGCCGGGCCTGCTCGACGTCGAGGGCAGCATCGTGtcgccgtcgccggcctcgTCCAGGACGACGTCAAGGTCGGCGAGCATGGGGACGGCGACGACGCGTAGCGTGTCGCGAACGAGCAGCGCGAGGACGTCAAGCGGCGGGTCGCCGTCCTCGTCGGCAGGGGACGACGACATCGACCGCCGCGCGGAgcagttcatcgccaacttctaCAGGCAGCTGCAGATGGAGCGGCAGGTGTCGCTGCAGCTGCGGTACATCCGGGGGAACAGCTGGGAGAGGACCCCCTAA
- the LOC133894863 gene encoding pectinesterase-like: MASTSLNAIAQLLLVLSLLLLLTNAHPLTPSPAHQPALAPPASPGSKSISPGLVSTLRETLDAIKNVASIISSFPIGGILGGGDLRLSSAVADCLDLLDLSSDELSWSMSTTSPASHPTSAGAGGAPAGGRLGTGDARSDLRSWLSGALGNQDTCKEGLDETGSVLGSLVATGLEAVTSLLTDGLGQVAAGEAGAVATSSRVSLSDRRGLAEGAPHWLRARERRLLQMPVGPGGLPVDAVVAKDGSGNFRTVSAAVEAAPAESAARYVIYVKRGVYKETVDVKKKKWNLMLVGDGMGATVISGHRNYVDGYTTYRSATVAVNGKGFIARDLTFENTAGPAKHQAVALRCDSDLSVFYHCAFEGYQDTLYAHSLRQFYRDCRVTGTVDFVFGNAAAVFQNCTLLARLPLPDQKNSVTAQGRLDANMTTGFAFQFCNVSAHDDLLAAGRDGNRTAAPTQTYLGRPWKQYSRVVFMQSYIGAVVRPEGWLAWDGEFALDTLYYGEYMNTGPGAGVGARVKWPGFHVMASPSEAGNFTVAQFIEGNMWLPTTGVKYTAGLTS, from the exons ATGGCATCGACGTCTCTGAACGCCATAGCGCAGCTCCTCCTCGTGCTTTCCCTGCTACTCCTCCTTACCAATGCGCACCCCTTGACACCATCGCCGGCGCATCAGCCGGCGCTCGCGCCTCCAGCATCGCCTGGGTCGAAGAGCATTTCGCCCGGGTTGGTCTCCACGCTGCGCGAGACGCTGGACGCGATCAAGAACGTGGCGTCCATCATCTCGTCCTTCCCCATCGGCGGCATCCTCGGTGGCGGCGACCTCCGCCTctcctccgccgtcgccgactgCCTCGACCTCCTCGACCTGTCCTCCGACGAGCTGTCGTGGTCCATGTCCACCACATCGCCGGCCTCGCACCCGACCAGCGCCGGGGCAGGCGGCGCCCCCGCCGGCGGCCGCCTCGGCACTGGCGACGCCCGCTCCGACCTCCGGTCGTGGTTGAGCGGCGCGCTCGGGAACCAGGACACCTGCAAGGAGGGCCTCGACGAGACTGGCTCCGTGCTCGGCTCGCTCGTCGCCACCGGTCTCGAGGCCGTCACGTCGCTCCTCACCGACGGCCTCGGCCAGGTTGCCGCGGGCGAAGCCGGCGCTGTTGCGACGTCATCCCGCGTCAGTTTGAGTGACCGGCGCGGCCTCGCCGAGGGGGCCCCGCATTGGCTGCGCGCCAGGGAGCGCCGGTTGCTACAGATGCCGGTGGGGCCTGGGGGCCTGCCAGTGGACGCCGTGGTGGCGAAGGACGGGAGCGGGAACTTCAGAACGGTGAGCGCGGCCGtggaggcggcgccggcggagagCGCGGCCCGGTATGTGATCTACGTGAAGAGGGGCGTGTACAAGGAGACAGTGgacgtgaagaagaagaagtggaaCCTGATGCTGGTCGGCGACGGCATGGGCGCGACGGTCATCTCTGGCCACCGGAACTACGTCGACGGCTACACGACGTACCGCAGCGCCACCGTCG CTGTGAACGGCAAGGGCTTCATCGCGCGGGACCTGACGTTCGAGAACACGGCGGGCCCGGCGAAACACCAGGCCGTGGCGCTGCGGTGCGACTCGGACCTCTCCGTCTTCTACCACTGCGCCTTCGAGGGGTACCAGGACACGCTCTACGCGCACTCCCTCCGCCAGTTCTACCGCGACTGCCGCGTCACCGGCACCGTCGACTTCGTCTTCGgcaacgccgccgccgtcttCCAGAACTGCACCCTCCTGGCGCGGCTCCCGCTCCCGGACCAGAAGAACTCCGTCACCGCGCAGGGACGCCTCGACGCCAACATGACCACCGGCTTCGCGTTCCAGTTCTGCAACGTCTCCGCCCACGACGACCTCCTGGCCGCCGGCCGCGACGGCAACCGGACCGCGGCGCCGACGCAGACCTACCTCGGCCGGCCCTGGAAGCAGTACTCCCGGGTGGTGTTCATGCAGTCATACATCGGCGCCGTGGTGCGCCCCGAGGGGTGGCTTGCGTGGGACGGGGAGTTCGCGCTCGACACGCTCTACTACGGGGAGTACATGAACACCGGCCCGGGCGCCGGCGTCGGTGCGCGGGTGAAGTGGCCGGGGTTCCACGTGATGGCCAGCCCCTCGGAGGCCGGCAACTTCACCGTGGCGCAGTTCATCGAGGGCAACATGTGGTTGCCCACCACCGGCGTCAAGTACACGGCCGGACTCACGTCCTGA
- the LOC133896350 gene encoding pectinesterase-like, translating into MSTAFSDFGPLTERRRAERQRQQRRRAMVAAGGASIILILIVMGGAAVAYNASSKDNDGSSSSSSSPSGGSGGGGSGSNLLSVSKSIKAMCAQTDYRDACEKSLAKSANFSASSPKDIVRAAVAVIGDAIEKAFDRSGLITSDDPRVKAAVADCKEIYENAKDDLARTLNGIDVGGTDGLTKRGYQLRVWLSAVIAHQETCIDGFPDGDLKKKMTDAMESGKELTSNALAIIEKASSFLVALSIPAASHRRLLEDNVTVPKPDEEIENQPMVSHSGGDAPQWLNRQERLLKGKFQTSLTPNVVVAKDGSGKFKTINDALNAMPKKYTGRYLIYVKAGVYEEYVTITKEMANVTMYGDGAKNTIITGSKNFADGLTTFKTATFNALGNGFIGIALGFRNTAGAAKHQAVALLVQSDKSIFLSCRMDAYQDTLYAHSKMQFYRNCVISGTIDFVFGDAAAVFQNCILVLRRPMDNQQNIATAQGRADGRETTGFVFQYCRFTAESALKDASRPAIRSYLARPWREYSRTLIMESEIPGFIDKAGYLPWNGDFGLKTLWYAEYANRGPGADTAGRVNWPGYKKVISKEEATKFTVQSFLHAEPWIKPTGTPVKYGLWA; encoded by the exons ATGTCGACGGCCTTCTCGGACTTCGGTCCGCTCACGGAGCGGCGGCGCGCCGAGAGGCAGCGGCAGCAGCGCAGGCGCGCCATGGTCGCCGCCGGCGGTGCGTCGATCATACTTATCCTCATTGTCATGGGCGGTGCGGCAGTCGCGTACAACGCTAGCTCCAAGGACAACGAcggctcgtcctcctcctcctcttcaccgtccggcggctccggcggcggcgggtcggGGTCAAACTTGCTCAGCGTGTCTAAGAGCATCAAGGCGATGTGCGCGCAGACCGACTACAGGGACGCCTGCGAGAAGAGCCTCGCCAAGTCCGCGAACTTCAGCGCGTCGTCGCCGAAGGACATCGTCCGCGCCGCCGTGGCAGTGATCGGGGACGCCATCGAGAAGGCGTTCGACCGGTCGGGGCTGATTACCAGCGACGACCCCCGTGTGAAGGCCGCCGTCGCGGACTGCAAGGAGATATACGAGAACGCCAAGGACGACCTCGCGCGAACGCTCAATGGCATCGACGTCGGCGGCACGGACGGGCTCACCAAGCGCGGGTACCAGCTCCGCGTGTGGCTGAGCGCGGTGATCGCGCACCAGGAGACATGCATCGATGGGTTCCCCGACGGGGAcctcaagaagaagatgactgaCGCCATGGAATCCGGCAAGGAGCTCACCAGCAATGCGCTGGCCATCATCGAGAAGGCCTCGTCGTTCTTGGTCGCGCTCAGCATCCCAGCGGCTAGCCACCGGAGGTTGCTCGAGGACAACGTCACCGTGCCGAAGCCGGACGAAGAAATTGAAAACCAGCCGATGGTCAGCCACTCGGGAGGCGACGCCCCACAGTGGCTGAATAGGCAGGAGAGGCTGCTCAAGGGCAAGTTCCAGACCAGCCTCACGCCCAACGTGGTGGTGGCCAAGGACGGCAGCGGCAAGTTCAAGACCATCAACGACGCGCTCAACGCCATGCCCAAGAAGTACACCGGAAG GTACCTGATCTACGTGAAGGCGGGAGTCTACGAGGAGTACGTGACAATCACCAAGGAGATGGCGAACGTGACCATGTACGGCGACGGCGCCAAGAATACCATCATCACCGGCAGCAAGAACTTCGCCGACGGCCTCACCACCTTCAAAACCGCAACCTTCA ATGCGCTGGGCAACGGCTTCATTGGCATCGCCCTGGGGTTCCGCAACACGGCCGGCGCGGCCAAGCACCAGGCGGTGGCGCTGCTGGTGCAGTCTGACAAGTCCATCTTCCTCAGCTGCCGCATGGACGCGTACCAGGACACGCTGTACGCGCACTCCAAGATGCAGTTCTACCGCAACTGCGTCATCTCGGGGACCATCGATTTCGTCTTCGGCGACGCGGCCGCCGTGTTCCAGAACTGCATCCTCGTCCTCCGCCGGCCGATGGACAACCAGCAGAACATCGCCACGGCGCAGGGCCGCGCCGACGGCCGCGAGACCACGGGCTTCGTGTTCCAGTACTGCCGCTTCACCGCCGAGTCGGCGCTCAAGGACGCGTCCCGCCCCGCCATCCGCAGCTACCTCGCCCGCCCGTGGCGCGAGTACTCGCGCACCCTCATCATGGAGTCCGAGATCCCCGGATTCATCGACAAGGCCGGGTACCTGCCGTGGAACGGCGACTTCGGGCTCAAGACGCTGTGGTACGCCGAGTACGCGAACAGGGGGCCTGGTGCCGACACGGCCGGCCGCGTCAACTGGCCCGGGTACAAGAAGGTGATCAGCAAGGAGGAGGCCACCAAGTTCACCGTGCAGAGCTTCTTGCACGCCGAGCCGTGGATCAAGCCTACCGGCACGCCGGTGAAGTACGGCTTGTGGGCGTGA